The Ictalurus punctatus breed USDA103 chromosome 9, Coco_2.0, whole genome shotgun sequence genome contains a region encoding:
- the sntg2 gene encoding gamma-2-syntrophin isoform X1, with protein MNAAGKHRADPLERPGTLWLPTWTKTGLALLYDENTSNTYDIRLKLTKEILIIQKQDVVCIGGGAHHLNHRTVVLRRQATGGLGLSIKGGAEHKVPVVISKIFKDQVADQTGMLFIGDAVLQINGINVEKCTHEEVVHLLRTAGDEVTITVRYLREAPAFLKLPLGSPGPSSDQSSRASSPLFDSGLHLNGNLSNTAPSSPSSPSANEPKYEKRWLDAVSLPLSMARVSKHKAGSDKLRSNSFEVFALDGACTNVLQFCTAAESTDWLQAISTNINDLTQECIKSANKYYPPDEQIIHMGWVCEHLHRSNANQVQSYKFLALKGSSLYILRGPPAGASEWAQAEATFNLCEVLFKVHKLWIAEDCWIQPKLCVGLQQDCELRDSEGFSFSVLVGHGQSYCFSVELGTELALWEKAFQKAVFMEVQRTGSKTYMCSSQGKILCFTVDFESGFSCSESISKKVIWRYKFSQLKGSSDDGKTRVKLLFKNSENQQIEMKELEFANLTAVLHCIHSFIAAKVASVDPLFVNNQSITRKYMYNS; from the exons ACAAAAACCGGACTCGCCCTTTTGTATGATGAAAACACCAGTAATACCTATGACATCCGTTTAAAGTTGACTAAGGAGATATTGATCATACAGAAACAGGATGTGGTCTGCATAGGTGGTGGAGCACATCACTTAAAT CACAGAACTGTTGTACTCCGGAGACAGGCAACTGGAGGTCTTGGTCTAAGTATCAAA ggAGGAGCTGAGCATAAAGTGCCTGTGGTCATTTCGAAGATTTTCAAAGATCAAGTAG CTGATCAGACAGGGATGCTGTTTATCGGCGACGCTGTGTTACAG ATCAATGGCATCAATGTGGAGAAGTGCACACATGAAGAAGTT GTTCATCTCTTGCGAACTGCTGGAGATGAAGTTACAATCACTGTGAGGTACCTCAGGGAGGCACCAGCCTTTTTAAAGCTCCCATTAG GCTCTCCAGGACCATCCAGTGATCAGAGTAGCAGAGCATCCTCGCCACTTTTTGACAGtggtttacatttaaatgggaATTTAAGCAACACG GCACCGTCTTCACCCTCCTCACCCTCGGCTAATGAACCAAAGTATGAGAAGCGCTGGCTGGATGCCGTCTCCCTCCCCCTGTCCATGGCTCGAGTCTCTAAACACAAAGCTGGAAGCGATAAATTGAG GTCAAACAGTTTCGAAGTATTTGCATTAGATGGAGCATGTACCAATGTTCTACAGTTTTGCACTGCAGCAGAAAGTACAGATTGGCTTCAAGCAATATCAACCAATATTAATGATCTGACCCAGGAGTGT aTAAAAAGTGCAAACAAATACTATCCTCCTGATGAGCAG ATCATTCATATGGGTTGGGTGTGTGAGCACCTTCACAGGAGCAATGCCAACCAGGTTCAAAGCTACAAGTTCTTGGCATTGAAAGGCTCCTCTCTCTACATTCTCAGGGGCCCTCCT gctGGTGCATCAGAATGGGCTCAAGCTGAGGCCACATTTAACCTCTGTGAGGTTCTCTTTAAGGTTCATAAG CTGTGGATAGCTGAGGACTGTTGGATTCAACCGAAGCTGTGCGTGGGCCTGCAGCAGGACTGTGAGCTGCGGGACAGTGAAGGGTTCAGCTTTAGTGTGCTGGTGGGTCATGGGCAGAGCTACTGCTTCAGTGTGGAGCTGGGTACAGAGCTGGCACTCTGGGAAAAAGCCTTCCAGAAAGCTGTGTTCATGGAGGTGCAGAGAACAGGG TCAAAAACCTACATGTGCAGTAGCCAAGGGAAAATACTGTGCTTTACAGTCGACTTTGAATCCGGCTTCTCCTGCTCTGAGAGCATTTCAAAG AAAGTCATTTGGAGATATAAATTTTCCCAACTGAAGGGTTCCTCAGATGATGGAAAGACAAGagtaaaacttttatttaaaaattcagaAAACCAACAGATAGAAATGAAG GAGCTGGAGTTTGCTAACCTGACAGCTGTTCTTCACTGTATCCACTCCTTCATAGCTGCCAAAGTGGCCTCAGTGGATCCACTCTTTGTCAACAATCAAAGCATCACACGAAAGTACATGTACAACAGCTAG
- the sntg2 gene encoding gamma-2-syntrophin isoform X2: protein MCTFHRTVVLRRQATGGLGLSIKGGAEHKVPVVISKIFKDQVADQTGMLFIGDAVLQINGINVEKCTHEEVVHLLRTAGDEVTITVRYLREAPAFLKLPLGSPGPSSDQSSRASSPLFDSGLHLNGNLSNTAPSSPSSPSANEPKYEKRWLDAVSLPLSMARVSKHKAGSDKLRSNSFEVFALDGACTNVLQFCTAAESTDWLQAISTNINDLTQECIKSANKYYPPDEQIIHMGWVCEHLHRSNANQVQSYKFLALKGSSLYILRGPPAGASEWAQAEATFNLCEVLFKVHKLWIAEDCWIQPKLCVGLQQDCELRDSEGFSFSVLVGHGQSYCFSVELGTELALWEKAFQKAVFMEVQRTGSKTYMCSSQGKILCFTVDFESGFSCSESISKKVIWRYKFSQLKGSSDDGKTRVKLLFKNSENQQIEMKELEFANLTAVLHCIHSFIAAKVASVDPLFVNNQSITRKYMYNS from the exons ATGTGTACTTTT CACAGAACTGTTGTACTCCGGAGACAGGCAACTGGAGGTCTTGGTCTAAGTATCAAA ggAGGAGCTGAGCATAAAGTGCCTGTGGTCATTTCGAAGATTTTCAAAGATCAAGTAG CTGATCAGACAGGGATGCTGTTTATCGGCGACGCTGTGTTACAG ATCAATGGCATCAATGTGGAGAAGTGCACACATGAAGAAGTT GTTCATCTCTTGCGAACTGCTGGAGATGAAGTTACAATCACTGTGAGGTACCTCAGGGAGGCACCAGCCTTTTTAAAGCTCCCATTAG GCTCTCCAGGACCATCCAGTGATCAGAGTAGCAGAGCATCCTCGCCACTTTTTGACAGtggtttacatttaaatgggaATTTAAGCAACACG GCACCGTCTTCACCCTCCTCACCCTCGGCTAATGAACCAAAGTATGAGAAGCGCTGGCTGGATGCCGTCTCCCTCCCCCTGTCCATGGCTCGAGTCTCTAAACACAAAGCTGGAAGCGATAAATTGAG GTCAAACAGTTTCGAAGTATTTGCATTAGATGGAGCATGTACCAATGTTCTACAGTTTTGCACTGCAGCAGAAAGTACAGATTGGCTTCAAGCAATATCAACCAATATTAATGATCTGACCCAGGAGTGT aTAAAAAGTGCAAACAAATACTATCCTCCTGATGAGCAG ATCATTCATATGGGTTGGGTGTGTGAGCACCTTCACAGGAGCAATGCCAACCAGGTTCAAAGCTACAAGTTCTTGGCATTGAAAGGCTCCTCTCTCTACATTCTCAGGGGCCCTCCT gctGGTGCATCAGAATGGGCTCAAGCTGAGGCCACATTTAACCTCTGTGAGGTTCTCTTTAAGGTTCATAAG CTGTGGATAGCTGAGGACTGTTGGATTCAACCGAAGCTGTGCGTGGGCCTGCAGCAGGACTGTGAGCTGCGGGACAGTGAAGGGTTCAGCTTTAGTGTGCTGGTGGGTCATGGGCAGAGCTACTGCTTCAGTGTGGAGCTGGGTACAGAGCTGGCACTCTGGGAAAAAGCCTTCCAGAAAGCTGTGTTCATGGAGGTGCAGAGAACAGGG TCAAAAACCTACATGTGCAGTAGCCAAGGGAAAATACTGTGCTTTACAGTCGACTTTGAATCCGGCTTCTCCTGCTCTGAGAGCATTTCAAAG AAAGTCATTTGGAGATATAAATTTTCCCAACTGAAGGGTTCCTCAGATGATGGAAAGACAAGagtaaaacttttatttaaaaattcagaAAACCAACAGATAGAAATGAAG GAGCTGGAGTTTGCTAACCTGACAGCTGTTCTTCACTGTATCCACTCCTTCATAGCTGCCAAAGTGGCCTCAGTGGATCCACTCTTTGTCAACAATCAAAGCATCACACGAAAGTACATGTACAACAGCTAG